One genomic segment of Desulfovibrio sp. JC010 includes these proteins:
- a CDS encoding amino acid ABC transporter ATP-binding protein, giving the protein MAMIEIKNLHKWYGDFHVLKGINDHVDKGEVLVICGPSGSGKSTFIRCINRLEDYQKGTITFDDKDILDKSVNINELRAEIGIVFQQFNLYPHLTVLDNVTLAPLKVRNVPKAEAEETALYLLERVGIHDQAHKYPAELSGGQQQRVAIARALAMKPKAMLFDEPTSALDPEMINEVLNVMKDLAREGMTMLCVTHEMGFAREVADRVIFMDGGEVIEQAPPEEFFSNPKHERAKMFLKEIL; this is encoded by the coding sequence ATGGCGATGATTGAAATTAAGAATCTCCACAAGTGGTACGGGGATTTCCATGTTTTAAAAGGTATCAATGACCATGTAGACAAAGGTGAAGTACTTGTTATCTGTGGGCCCAGCGGCTCCGGTAAGAGTACTTTCATCCGTTGTATCAACAGGCTTGAAGATTACCAGAAAGGGACAATTACTTTTGATGATAAGGACATTCTTGACAAGAGTGTAAATATCAATGAGCTGCGCGCCGAAATCGGCATTGTTTTTCAGCAGTTCAACCTTTATCCCCACCTGACCGTTCTGGACAACGTAACTCTCGCCCCGCTTAAAGTGCGCAATGTCCCCAAGGCTGAAGCCGAGGAAACAGCACTTTACCTTCTTGAAAGAGTGGGCATCCACGATCAGGCTCATAAGTATCCCGCAGAACTTTCCGGTGGACAGCAGCAGCGTGTCGCCATTGCAAGGGCTCTGGCCATGAAGCCCAAAGCCATGCTTTTTGACGAACCCACTTCCGCGCTGGACCCGGAAATGATCAACGAAGTTCTTAATGTTATGAAGGACCTTGCCCGCGAGGGCATGACCATGCTTTGCGTGACCCACGAAATGGGCTTTGCCCGCGAAGTGGCGGACCGCGTAATTTTCATGGATGGCGGTGAAGTTATTGAACAGGCTCCTCCGGAGGAGTTCTTCAGCAACCCCAAACATGAAAGAGCCAAGATGTTTTTGAAGGAGATTTTGTAA
- a CDS encoding DAK2 domain-containing protein, producing the protein MAAASKLIANSPHLDAINVFPVPDGDTGANMAGTMRSIVSSTGKSVERSIEKMTALIADSALDGAKGNSGAILAQFLCGFAEGVKDMPKLSPADFAKAASVAAKRSCEAISDPKDGTILSVIRDWAEHLHANGESYRDFHHLLSDSLDYARNSVKCTTEKMAVLKAAGVVDAGAQGFVYLLEGIVDLLENGKIEKSFLPDSRNSKSFANVQDKVAVESLDFRFCTEFLIKGKDIDRAAIRDSISDMGDSLIVAGTPGSVKIHIHTNDPDAVEAIVSGYGEVVKRKVDDMLIQHKRLLADDRKVGILTDSTCDLPDEVIEKYDIRMVHMRLTLDEQEFIDRVTLNSGDFYKMLPGTRRALSSQPYPGDMKRAYAKVSSDYEDVVSLHVGKVLSGTFQNALTVSNPFDNVSAIDSKKLSIALGLPVLEAARAAKNGATAAEVRRVADRAVENVKIFVTIDCLDYAVRGGRLSKGQGMIAKALNIKPILQFAGEGQPKVVAKSFGVKRQEDALIKLVKENAYGRGNFRYAISHADTPETAERFRKILKDEFGADPEFIVEASPVLGIHSGPGACAVAFITDE; encoded by the coding sequence GTGGCCGCCGCTAGCAAACTTATAGCCAATTCCCCGCATCTTGATGCTATCAATGTCTTTCCGGTTCCCGACGGTGATACCGGGGCCAATATGGCCGGGACCATGCGCAGCATCGTCAGCTCCACCGGTAAATCCGTGGAGCGATCCATCGAAAAAATGACCGCACTCATCGCGGATTCCGCACTTGACGGAGCCAAAGGCAACTCCGGTGCCATTCTGGCCCAGTTCCTGTGCGGTTTCGCCGAGGGTGTGAAAGATATGCCCAAGCTTTCTCCCGCAGATTTCGCCAAGGCCGCATCCGTGGCTGCCAAGCGTTCCTGTGAGGCTATTTCCGATCCCAAGGACGGCACTATCCTTAGTGTTATCCGTGACTGGGCCGAACATCTGCATGCAAACGGTGAAAGCTACCGCGATTTTCATCATCTGCTTTCCGATTCTCTTGACTACGCACGCAACTCAGTTAAATGCACCACAGAGAAGATGGCAGTGCTCAAGGCTGCCGGGGTTGTGGATGCCGGGGCGCAGGGGTTTGTTTACCTGCTGGAAGGCATTGTGGACCTGCTGGAGAACGGAAAGATCGAAAAGAGTTTTCTGCCTGATTCCCGCAACTCCAAATCCTTTGCCAATGTGCAGGACAAGGTTGCGGTGGAGTCCCTTGATTTCCGCTTTTGTACTGAATTTCTTATCAAAGGTAAGGATATCGACCGCGCAGCCATCCGCGATTCCATCAGTGACATGGGCGACAGCCTGATTGTGGCCGGAACTCCCGGGTCGGTGAAGATCCACATTCACACCAACGATCCCGATGCGGTGGAAGCCATCGTCAGCGGGTATGGTGAAGTTGTGAAGCGTAAAGTGGACGACATGCTGATTCAGCATAAACGCCTGCTGGCTGATGACCGCAAGGTCGGTATTCTCACTGACAGCACCTGCGACCTTCCTGATGAAGTTATTGAAAAGTATGACATCCGCATGGTTCACATGCGTCTTACTCTTGATGAACAGGAATTCATTGACCGGGTAACCCTTAATTCCGGTGATTTCTATAAGATGCTTCCCGGTACCAGGCGCGCGCTTTCTTCGCAGCCTTATCCCGGTGATATGAAGCGGGCCTACGCCAAGGTCTCTTCTGATTACGAAGATGTTGTCTCACTTCATGTGGGTAAGGTTCTCAGCGGAACTTTCCAGAATGCACTGACCGTGAGCAACCCTTTTGATAATGTTTCCGCAATCGACAGTAAGAAGCTTTCCATTGCTCTCGGACTGCCTGTGCTTGAAGCTGCCCGCGCAGCCAAGAACGGTGCTACCGCTGCCGAGGTCCGCAGGGTTGCCGACCGTGCTGTTGAGAATGTAAAGATTTTCGTAACTATCGACTGTCTTGATTACGCCGTGCGCGGCGGTCGTCTCAGCAAGGGGCAGGGCATGATTGCCAAGGCTCTGAACATCAAGCCCATCCTGCAGTTTGCCGGAGAAGGTCAGCCGAAGGTGGTTGCCAAATCTTTTGGTGTTAAGCGTCAGGAAGATGCCCTGATCAAGCTGGTCAAGGAGAATGCATACGGTCGTGGTAACTTCAGATATGCCATCTCCCATGCTGATACTCCTGAAACTGCAGAAAGATTCAGGAAGATCCTCAAGGATGAGTTTGGTGCCGATCCGGAATTTATTGTTGAAGCTTCTCCGGTGCTTGGTATCCACAGCGGGCCGGGAGCCTGTGCGGTGGCATTTATCACCGACGAATAG
- a CDS encoding amino acid ABC transporter permease, which yields MQWDVVWNNFDYFLWGAFPDGPIGGLAASIILALLGIFGAFWIGLAAGLMRLSRNRVVKSISVVYIEVIRGVPLLMLIFWFYFLAPVVLGRSLPEFHCALIAFIVFTGAYIGEIVKAGVIALPRGQMEAARGTGLSHVQAMRYVILPQALRNMIPSFVNQFVSLTKDTSLAYIIGVNELTRTATQVNNRTLSAPTEIFIAIAILYFIVCYVLTWASRRMEAHMAKYQARDR from the coding sequence GTGCAATGGGATGTAGTTTGGAACAACTTTGATTATTTTCTCTGGGGCGCCTTCCCTGACGGACCCATCGGCGGTCTGGCTGCCAGTATTATTCTGGCACTGCTCGGTATTTTCGGTGCTTTCTGGATCGGCCTTGCTGCCGGGTTGATGCGTCTTTCCCGCAACAGGGTGGTTAAGTCCATATCTGTTGTCTATATTGAGGTCATACGCGGTGTACCGCTTTTGATGCTCATCTTCTGGTTCTATTTTCTGGCGCCGGTTGTGCTGGGGAGATCTCTGCCGGAATTCCACTGTGCCCTGATTGCCTTCATTGTTTTTACCGGTGCTTATATCGGTGAAATTGTTAAGGCCGGGGTTATCGCCCTGCCGAGGGGACAGATGGAAGCCGCAAGGGGAACCGGGCTTTCCCATGTACAGGCCATGCGTTACGTTATCCTGCCGCAGGCTTTGCGGAACATGATCCCCTCTTTTGTTAACCAGTTTGTATCACTGACTAAGGATACCTCGCTGGCTTACATCATTGGGGTAAATGAGCTGACCCGTACTGCAACACAGGTCAACAACAGAACCCTCTCCGCGCCTACAGAAATCTTTATCGCCATCGCGATTCTCTACTTTATTGTCTGCTATGTGCTCACATGGGCCAGCCGCCGCATGGAAGCGCATATGGCCAAGTATCAGGCAAGGGACCGTTAA
- a CDS encoding ABC transporter substrate-binding protein, which translates to MRRLSIIVAMVLAMALCASVAMADKLQEVKARGVLMCGVKDAVVPFGYIDEDTKKLVGLDIDICKYIAKELGVKAEFKPVTSATRIPMVVQGSIDLAAATMTHKIARDDTIDFSITYFMDGQKLLVKKGSGINSAADLKGKKVGTAKGSTSEQNIQNAQPDCKVLSFEGYPQAMLALKQGKVKAVTTDSTILLGLKNSDPNPEKWEIVGDYISPEPYGLGLPENESNFRDAVNVALIKMWKSGDYKKTYNKWFGPDTKYYLPLTWNMEVWP; encoded by the coding sequence ATGAGAAGACTCTCAATTATTGTTGCTATGGTTTTGGCGATGGCCCTTTGCGCATCTGTTGCAATGGCCGACAAACTGCAGGAAGTTAAAGCCCGCGGTGTTCTGATGTGTGGCGTTAAAGACGCTGTTGTTCCTTTCGGTTACATTGATGAAGACACCAAAAAGCTTGTCGGTCTGGATATCGACATCTGCAAATACATCGCCAAGGAACTGGGTGTGAAGGCTGAGTTCAAGCCCGTAACTTCCGCTACCCGTATCCCCATGGTTGTTCAGGGTTCCATTGACCTCGCGGCTGCTACCATGACCCACAAAATTGCCCGTGACGACACCATTGACTTCTCCATCACCTACTTCATGGACGGTCAGAAGCTGCTCGTTAAAAAAGGTTCCGGCATCAACTCCGCTGCTGACCTGAAAGGCAAGAAAGTCGGTACCGCTAAAGGTTCCACCTCCGAGCAGAACATCCAGAATGCACAGCCTGATTGTAAGGTCCTTTCCTTCGAAGGTTACCCCCAGGCAATGCTTGCTCTGAAACAGGGTAAAGTTAAAGCGGTTACCACCGACTCCACCATCCTTCTCGGTCTCAAGAATTCCGACCCCAACCCCGAAAAATGGGAAATCGTAGGCGACTACATCTCCCCCGAACCTTACGGCCTCGGTCTTCCTGAAAACGAGTCCAACTTCCGCGACGCAGTTAACGTTGCTCTGATTAAAATGTGGAAGTCCGGCGACTACAAAAAGACCTACAACAAATGGTTCGGTCCTGACACCAAGTACTACCTGCCCCTGACCTGGAACATGGAAGTATGGCCCTAA
- a CDS encoding S8 family serine peptidase, which yields MKRVFLLVALFVLSISYCDLVAAADSAPPKLYFQNRQFDPLKESLDNSAQSAKVAPARRAPAPEMNLLNLDKKQVEKEYQYYIVQFTGPIDKIWKDELGKLGAVFFDYIPQYAFIVKFYSDDLATVRAKDYVRFVGEYSPDLKFAQNVYDLTPEEYKEQKNKYELVVTVFPGEDFYTAKQAVEDAGGTILSSSENEWQILFEISIDQRKIEGLKDIKGVKWIERKIENKFLNNIGTGIMQLRSEQEKTWPASHSQFWGEGQIVAICDSGLDSGDPDNIHKDFTDGEGNSRVIEIIKLSDGVSQKDYDGHGTHVAGSVAGNGMLSGADPAKNLFPDTCYAGVAPKAKIYFQSVASGVKPYPMVGIPADLNALFSPAYVAGARIHQNSWGANYGSDYDAASRQVDQFMWGHKDFLTMFSAGNAGVDKDVNGVIDKYSLDSPGTAKNCLTVGASESFRTGAKEGRSNSWGSGYGEPIESDFRSNKPSGMAAFSSRGPTLDGRYKPEVVAPGTNILSTRSSYATEDGWGPFNDDYYWMGGTSMATPLVSGTAVIFREYLQKEEGFAYPSAALLKTGLIHGTVSMVPGQYGTGATQEIKSAPSDVQGWGRVNFAASINSDKSYKISYNDIATNAPTDSSYKKTLPLK from the coding sequence ATGAAAAGGGTCTTTTTGCTCGTTGCATTGTTTGTTTTGTCCATTTCATATTGCGATCTGGTTGCTGCTGCCGATTCAGCCCCGCCAAAGCTTTATTTCCAGAACAGGCAATTTGATCCGCTTAAGGAGAGTCTGGATAATTCCGCCCAGTCAGCTAAGGTTGCACCTGCCCGCAGAGCACCAGCTCCCGAGATGAATCTGCTCAACCTGGATAAGAAGCAGGTTGAGAAAGAATATCAGTATTATATTGTGCAGTTCACAGGGCCGATTGATAAAATCTGGAAGGACGAGCTTGGCAAATTAGGAGCAGTATTTTTTGATTATATACCGCAATACGCTTTTATTGTTAAGTTTTATTCCGATGATCTCGCCACCGTGAGGGCGAAGGATTATGTCCGCTTTGTCGGTGAATATTCACCTGACCTGAAGTTTGCCCAGAATGTTTATGACCTCACTCCTGAAGAATATAAAGAGCAGAAGAATAAGTACGAGCTGGTCGTTACCGTGTTTCCGGGGGAAGATTTTTACACAGCAAAGCAGGCTGTAGAAGATGCCGGAGGGACCATTCTTTCCAGTTCGGAAAACGAGTGGCAGATTTTGTTTGAAATCAGCATTGATCAAAGAAAAATTGAAGGCCTTAAAGATATCAAGGGTGTTAAATGGATTGAAAGAAAAATCGAGAATAAGTTCTTGAACAATATCGGGACAGGCATAATGCAACTCCGTTCGGAGCAGGAAAAAACGTGGCCTGCTTCGCACAGCCAGTTCTGGGGGGAGGGGCAGATTGTCGCCATTTGCGACAGCGGTCTTGATAGCGGTGACCCAGATAATATTCATAAAGATTTCACAGATGGCGAGGGTAACAGCAGGGTTATTGAGATTATTAAATTGAGTGATGGCGTTTCACAAAAAGATTACGATGGACACGGGACGCATGTGGCCGGATCTGTAGCCGGCAACGGAATGCTGTCCGGTGCTGATCCGGCAAAGAATCTTTTTCCTGATACCTGCTATGCAGGCGTAGCCCCCAAGGCAAAAATTTATTTTCAGTCTGTAGCTTCAGGAGTGAAGCCTTACCCCATGGTCGGAATTCCCGCAGATTTGAATGCCTTGTTTAGCCCGGCATATGTGGCCGGTGCTCGTATTCATCAGAATAGCTGGGGGGCTAATTATGGCTCTGATTATGATGCTGCTTCCAGGCAGGTCGATCAGTTTATGTGGGGCCATAAAGATTTCCTGACAATGTTCTCAGCAGGTAATGCCGGAGTGGATAAAGATGTCAACGGGGTTATTGATAAGTATTCTCTGGACTCCCCGGGAACGGCGAAGAATTGTTTAACTGTCGGGGCTTCGGAATCCTTCCGCACAGGAGCGAAAGAGGGGAGGTCCAATTCATGGGGAAGCGGGTATGGCGAGCCCATCGAGTCCGACTTCAGGTCGAATAAACCATCAGGCATGGCTGCTTTTTCCAGCAGGGGACCAACTCTTGACGGACGCTACAAGCCGGAGGTCGTCGCTCCGGGTACAAACATACTATCCACACGTTCTTCTTATGCGACAGAGGACGGCTGGGGACCGTTCAATGATGATTATTACTGGATGGGAGGTACCAGCATGGCTACTCCGCTTGTTTCCGGCACTGCGGTGATTTTTCGTGAATACCTCCAGAAGGAGGAGGGTTTTGCATACCCCAGCGCGGCACTGCTCAAGACCGGCCTGATTCATGGCACTGTGTCAATGGTTCCCGGACAATACGGAACAGGGGCCACGCAGGAGATAAAGTCCGCCCCAAGCGATGTACAGGGCTGGGGGAGGGTTAATTTCGCGGCAAGCATTAATTCGGATAAAAGCTACAAGATTAGTTATAATGATATTGCAACCAACGCTCCGACTGACAGCAGCTATAAAAAAACTTTACCTTTGAAGTGA
- a CDS encoding amino acid ABC transporter permease: MNYQFDWNLVLSGQYGQWIIDGVKVTLQISAVSIVFTMLLGTIVAVMRMSKFKPFEWFSFAFVEFFRNTPLLIQIFFWYFGSYSILPDAVNEWLYDHDFEFAAGVISLTVYTAAFVAEEIRAGINSIPKNQLEASRATGLSFLQAYRYVILPQAFRIIIPPLISQSLNLIKNSSLVMTIGVMDLTYMARQIESYTFHGFEAFTVATVIYLCISLIVSLMINMYNKHFLLQIKY, encoded by the coding sequence TTGAATTATCAGTTTGATTGGAATCTGGTTCTCAGCGGACAATACGGGCAGTGGATTATCGACGGGGTCAAGGTTACCCTGCAGATTTCTGCGGTATCCATCGTATTTACCATGCTTCTCGGGACAATTGTCGCGGTTATGCGTATGTCCAAATTCAAGCCCTTTGAATGGTTCAGCTTTGCGTTTGTTGAATTCTTTCGTAACACGCCTTTGCTGATTCAGATATTTTTCTGGTATTTCGGCTCATACTCCATCCTGCCCGATGCGGTGAACGAATGGCTTTATGATCATGACTTCGAATTTGCGGCCGGGGTTATTTCCCTGACCGTTTATACTGCCGCGTTTGTGGCCGAGGAAATCAGGGCCGGAATTAACTCCATCCCCAAGAACCAGTTGGAAGCGTCCCGCGCGACCGGGCTTTCCTTCCTGCAGGCCTACCGCTACGTCATTTTGCCGCAGGCATTCAGGATCATCATACCTCCGCTTATTTCACAGTCGCTGAACCTTATTAAAAACTCGTCACTGGTCATGACTATCGGGGTTATGGACCTCACCTACATGGCCCGCCAGATCGAATCCTACACCTTTCACGGGTTCGAGGCTTTTACCGTGGCGACCGTTATCTACCTGTGTATCTCGCTGATCGTGTCGCTCATGATCAATATGTATAATAAGCATTTCCTGCTGCAAATTAAATACTAG